A window from Candidatus Tectomicrobia bacterium encodes these proteins:
- a CDS encoding HNH endonuclease: protein MARNRNSDVNGKPFGQTTVGAVWKKGRTIEGYDPNIWRYDMCGKPMKNSDYGKTNSEHGWEVDHIKPVAKGGTDDLNNLQPLQWDNNRRKGDTYPWNCN from the coding sequence ATGGCTCGTAACCGTAATAGCGATGTAAATGGTAAGCCGTTTGGTCAGACGACTGTGGGCGCTGTCTGGAAGAAAGGAAGAACCATCGAAGGGTATGACCCGAACATATGGCGCTACGATATGTGCGGGAAGCCGATGAAGAATTCCGATTACGGCAAGACCAACTCCGAACATGGCTGGGAAGTGGACCATATTAAGCCCGTTGCTAAGGGCGGTACGGACGACCTCAATAATCTTCAGCCGCTTCAGTGGGACAACAATCGGAGGAAGGGGGACACGTATCCCTGGAATTGCAATTGA